The following coding sequences are from one Macrobrachium rosenbergii isolate ZJJX-2024 chromosome 36, ASM4041242v1, whole genome shotgun sequence window:
- the LOC136825006 gene encoding uncharacterized protein → MALKSGFRLTLKGVLIILLNVGPLSGYIVDTGQCECLPYSKPCTKEAVLISVASAFSNRVLACLPGMRLCCDAKPTPGGRSERIGLTDHIRGFVLQMPHLLRRNRTKAPNFEIKGTR, encoded by the exons GGTCCTCATTATCCTGTTAAATGTTGGTCCTTTGTCAGGGTACATTGTTGACACTGGGCAATGTGAATGCCTACCTTACAGCAAACCATGCACGAAGGAAGCTGTCTTAATATCAGTAGCATCTGCATTCTCTAATCGG GTTTTAGCTTGCTTGCCAGGAATGCGCTTGTGCTGTGATGCAAAGCCAACACCGGGAGGACGCAGTGAACGAATTGGATTGACTGACCATATAAGAGGATTTGTTCTTCAGATGCCTCATTTGTTACGTAGAAACAGGACAAAAGCaccaaattttgaaattaaag GAACCAGGTAA